aattcaacttgagaaggttcacactgcagacaatgctgcagatatgctgacaaagccagtgaccacagagaagtttaagcattgcttgaacttgatccatatctctagatgctagaggaaggaagcccagacccagagatctagatggagttttgtccagatattcgtattcttcgaaggggtgaatattcgccaaggtggagattgttgacgagtggctcatatttggatgaagggatgtcatggaagaaaaatctgttaagatttttcgtaataaaattctgttaagattttatataacagaattttgttatgtttttcataacaaattctgttacgtttttaccgggtctgggggtttagcagtatttatagggatcattgtaaactcattgtagatcagacaacacaagaatcattagatgtgattctcttgtgtagaagagaattctaataaagcttcggccgttttgtagagtaggcaagtcgccgaaccacggtaactctttttctttctcttcttcttccccttcctggtgtttgctctcttttgtgcgtctttgtcttgttgttccgcgcgatctcttttctctcttcctcttcttccgcggttcagaaaggttgagaggtattgccctctctttgcacaacaTGACTCCTGATCCTTTTAAGGTTGTCCTGATCACCCTCATCTTCATTTTGGTAGCAGAATGTCATAGTCAATGGTTTCAGTGTTCGGGAAGGTACCATCCCCCAATATCTGATCGGCTTATCGCTCTAGAAAAATGGCAAATAAATAAACTGGGCAAGCTCATGTGTCTGTGCTTAGAACAATTAAATTGGATTGTCAAAGTTGAACGACAACATGTTTAGTCTCATCGGATCGACTAAGGAACATGGTGATCTCTGCAGACTTGTTTCCATCGACCACACTCACCTTGTACTCCCCCAAGAACCCAACGAAGCTATACTGCCCATGCTCGTCGCTCGCCCCTCCTTCCTTCGTCTCCCACTCCCTCAACAGATTCTCCACCACCTCCCCCGTTGGTAGATTCCCAAGCCCGCCGTCCGTCAAGCACATCTGGTAGCACCCATCCGGATGCAGAGCAGCCCATAGCACAATGCCGCTCACCGACGGGTACGCAAATGCCTCCCGCAGCACCTCCTCCAAAAACACGCCCTGTCGGTGTTCGCCGAGATTTTGGGCGATGTCGACTTCTGTTAGCCAAATGGGCAATCCCAGAGAAGCCAATTTGTCGAGCACCGCTCGCATCAGTGGAATATTTGGCCTCCCGAAGTGTCCTTGAAGGCCGATCCCTTCCAACATGGGGGCTCCTCCATTCCTGAGCTGCTTTAGTCGCGATATGTAGGTGTCCACGGTCGACTGTTCGTCGCTGCAGGTCTCCACCACGTTGAACTCGTTCATGAAGAGGGTGGCGAGCGGGTCGGCCTGCTGCGCGGTGCGGAAGAACTCCGTCGACGCGTTCTCCCCCAGCCGCTGCTCGTAGAAGTCGAAGTGGAGCATCTCGTTGTTGACGTCCCAGTGGATGAACTGCCCCCTGTACCGGGATAACAAGCTCCGGATGCGGGACTTGACGGCGGCCCGGAGATCGCCGCCGGTGAGGTTCTGCACCCACTCCGGCGCGCACGTCGGGTTCTCCCAGAAGATGTTGTGCCCTCGCGCCATGATTTTGTTCGACCTTGTCGTCGTCGTCGATTTCAtacaaaattttgtaaaaaaGATACGATCTCGCTTAGAGTTACATACCTAAGCGAACATACCTGACGAACTTGAGCATGTCGTCGGCGAGGGCGTAGTTGAGCTTCCCGGGCTGTGGCTCCGTTGcgtaccacttgagctcgttctCGAACACCGCGACGTTGAATCGCTCGGCGAACCACCTCTGATACTGCTTGTTGCCGAGGATGGTGCCGGCGATGGCGGAGCCGAAGGGAAAGTCTTTGGACGACTGCTGGATCGAAACATTGGCTCCGGCAATTGGATTACCTTCTCCATCTACGGCTTGGATCGTCGCCGCGCGTTTTCTTTTCTGCCAATTAAGATCAATTTGTGTGTCTTCCTCAATGAATTAGAAGGTTTAACGAATTAGGCTACAAATGAAGAGGCATGCAtgatgatgtgttatagcattaCTGTTCGGATGCTCTGTTCTTGCTGTTTTGACCACTGCTCCACCGAAAAGGGCTGCAGTGAAGCGCTTGCCACTGAAATCTCAGTCAAGTCCTCATTCATATTCTGCAGAGGAAGTTGAGGAATATTTAAacacttctcttctttttttcttacGAATTGGAGACGATATATTCATGTTCAACCTGAAAATAAAGAATGGAGGATCTGGAGAAAGCATCGAGAACAAAACCGCCCTTAAGAAATGACCAGCACCCGCTTTTTGCAAGCACAGTTCCTATGCAGTGCAATGTTACACCCTCTGTAGATATTGTCGCCCTAAGAAGAGCTGAACTCGTTCCATGAATCTTAACCCAACCTACATCGTGATTTGTAGGTTTGCCTTGTTGCATTCGAAACAAATTGACGAAGAGGGAGCAAATTAATTAAGGTCTTACATGAGAAACTGTACATGGTATTCGCAGTCAGATTGTGCAGCAGAAACGCAGGAGAAGCAATGCCAGTCTCGGTTTTGTGGTATGTCATGGGAATTCTTCCACTCTTGTCCACCAGAACACCTCCATTGTAAAGAGGAGCTTGGGGATGATAGCTACACTGAAATATGTCATCGATCATACGATAAAAAGAAAAAACATGATATCAGCATTAAAAACAAAAGTGTCAAAAAATTCTAACACACACATACATACATTATCTCTAGTGTTCACAGTACAACTGAGTTAAGAGCTGAAAGAGCAAAAGACAGGGAGAGTATATACGTACGTCTGTGTAAGCAGAATAATCATATTGGGGTCCTGCATGAATCACACAAATGAAGTGTATCAGTAACACAAAAATTAGGGACGGAATACGAAATGCATCAACAGATCGAGTACGcaccatcatcaccaccaccacatGAGGCTTTAAAAACAAGGTGGGAGTGGAAGAAGAGCCAACTAGAGATGAGAATCAGTAACTTCACTGACCGAGTCCCACTCATTCTTTGGCCACCTTCACCTCTGTGATCCAGTTTAATTAGCAGAGTGCAGACGATTTGAACAATGGTATGTAGAGTTATAGTTGAGCTTAAGAGTCACAGGAAGCAGTGGTCCTAGCTCAgtgtaaataattaaatataattaatgcAGGTATGGGATTTCCCGTGCAAGCTCGCATGTGAACTCCATCGAGTTCTTTGCTGTCTGCATTGGTTTGGCGGTATCGATGGGAACGGAATGTCCTGGTCGCTGGAGTAGCAGATTCCCTTGGCGTGGACTAATGTATAGATATTAATGGACGCGTGCACTATGCAAAGTAGAAAGCACTAGTGAGATGCGTGTCAGAAGACCAGCATGGATTCCAAAAGTGAATCTGTATCTTTTTCGCTTACCATTAATCAAGCTGGGATTGAAGCATGGCATTAACCATTTATTTTCTATGGCTCTTGCATCAGAAGCAAAAACAGTGTTCATTTACACCGAAAAAACAAAGACGCAAAAGGATCATCATTCCATCAATAGGAGAAGCACGATTATACTATACATACACTCGGACTATACATGTGGCTTCTTGTCATTTTTAATGCAGGTGGTGATTCATACAATGTATCATCGACACATATACATACATACTACTCGGGTCATAAACACAGATAACATTAAATAACATGTTATAAACACGTCATGTTTTTAGTTCAACAAAAAAACATATTACCCTCAAAGATCGGATAAACAATATAATAACGATAGGCAAATGAAATTGCCAAGAATGATTTGTTAAAATTGTCATACATATAATGATTATTCGTTTTTAAGAAGAATAAAGCATCCAAACAAATGTTGTAAGAGTCACAAAACATCCCGAGACAGATTTTAATAGCTCAAACTGTCTCCGGAACTATGTCTGGCTATTGTTTTGCCATGCCATAGGGATAAAATTCTAACAAGAAGAACACCTatttattaaagaaataaaaggtACTTGCATGCTAAATTGTTATCCTAACTGATTCTCCAACAGCAGTTTCCATTCTTTGGTACCAGTCGCTGATGTTAGTGTTCTCGACCATATCTTTGCCAGCACTCAGGTACCGTATCGGCCTCAAAACACCGAAAACAGCAAGGTCAGCTAAGTTAGGCTTACAGCCACCTGGTCAAAAGTAATTTAATTACAAGCATGAAACCAAGAAAGTTAAAGGAACTTAAAGAGATGGTGGTACCAAGAAAATCTCTGCCCTCGAGAGCTGCTGTCCATGTTTGTGCAGCTTCGTACAATGAAGCGCGTTCATCAGTAATGTTATATTTCTTCTTCAGCTTCTTGGACACCATGTACATGATTGCAGCTCCGGCGTATTTCACAGTGAATCTCTCTGTAAAACTAAAGTTCCCTGGAGCCAAACCGTTTCATATGTGAGATTAAGTTCCACTATTAAAATTGACAGAACGATGGAATGCAAATGTCTGGCTACAAGTTATTAGGCATTTGCAAGTTTAtgtgaaaaattctaaaaattaccaCTGAAGAAACCAGGCAAGAGTATTGCACTAAACATCATCTCTTTAGTACCAAATAACATTGCCTTACCATGCTTAGCTATGTAGTCAAAAGATTCCAGTGCCTCTGAAGTAGTTCTGTATATATTTGGCGACAACATATGGACAAGGTGATCGTCAACCCAcctacaagaagaaaaatactaaTAAATAAACTATGGCAGAATTATAGACTACTAGAGCTCAAGATGAACAACTACCAACAAATGATTTATTTCCTCCACTTAACATGCTAGTCTAAGTACAATGTCTTCTCTATAATTGAgtttatttttcagcatataatTGCTAATGATCCCATAATCAAGATAACAATTTATGAGATTCGAATTTGATAACATAGGAGGACGAGTTGGAATTTGGTAATTTACTGtcttgttgtttacttatgctagaCCACCTAAACCATTATTATGCTCACACTccattcttttctttttttttcttggtgTTTTTCTTGTAAGACTGCGTATAATAGATCCAAAATCATCATACCGATCCCTGGAACCCCTCATTGTAAGTACCCCGAtaagtttgatgtgatcaatcgggttaagttaggttctgtggtgttttgatccttgtatctaagtgtgcaggaacttaggaacacaagaagtcgagtcgAAGACgaagcggacgagaaggatggcacaggaatcgagtcgacgggcttggtgcatccaatGGACGAGAAGTTGTGGAAAAGTacaccggtggagcgagaaggacacGCGTGGCattttcgagagacgagaagccggagcagaaaacTACTCGAGAAGAAGGCCGAAGTTGGATTCTGGTGAGCTCAATTCTAGCAAACCAaagaatcacccaagcaatcagaGAAAAAGCTAGTGACCGGAGAAGACACCGGACGGTCAGCGCATAGCTAACTGATTTGGGCGCCTGGACTAGTTGGTCCGAGAGCCCGGACCGTCCGAGTGCCCGGACTAGATGGTCAAGGTGCCCAGACCACCAAGGCGCCTAACAGGCGCCTCGTCACAGTGTTGTTGTTGTGGATCACCTTCGGGTCCGCATCAGCAACAGTCCAGGAGCCCAGACatggtccaagtgcccggacaTGGAAAAATTCGATCTCGAATTTGTTGCATGGAGATCAAGTTTGCCTCGTTGGGCGCCCGGAgaggtccaagcgcccgaagATGCCACGTCAGCAAACGGCTAGTTTCGgccagtggactataaatagggCCCTAGTCTTCTTCATTCAGAACAACACTTTCTGTATTCGAGTTTTCTATTTCTGTTCTATGCTTTCAACgttctgtacgaggcttctccgcctccgacttGTGTCGAAGGAGTCTACTAGTTGAGcttcactttccttggattagcaacctccccgattgca
This region of Zingiber officinale cultivar Zhangliang chromosome 9A, Zo_v1.1, whole genome shotgun sequence genomic DNA includes:
- the LOC122018808 gene encoding endo-1,4-beta-xylanase 5-like, producing MSGTRSVKLLILISSWLFFHSHLVFKASCGGGDDGPQYDYSAYTDCSYHPQAPLYNGGVLVDKSGRIPMTYHKTETGIASPAFLLHNLTANTMYSFSCWVKIHGTSSALLRATISTEGVTLHCIGTVLAKSGCWSFLKGGFVLDAFSRSSILYFQNMNEDLTEISVASASLQPFSVEQWSKQQEQSIRTKRKRAATIQAVDGEGNPIAGANVSIQQSSKDFPFGSAIAGTILGNKQYQRWFAERFNVAVFENELKWYATEPQPGKLNYALADDMLKFVRSNKIMARGHNIFWENPTCAPEWVQNLTGGDLRAAVKSRIRSLLSRYRGQFIHWDVNNEMLHFDFYEQRLGENASTEFFRTAQQADPLATLFMNEFNVVETCSDEQSTVDTYISRLKQLRNGGAPMLEGIGLQGHFGRPNIPLMRAVLDKLASLGLPIWLTEVDIAQNLGEHRQGVFLEEVLREAFAYPSVSGIVLWAALHPDGCYQMCLTDGGLGNLPTGEVVENLLREWETKEGGASDEHGQYSFVGFLGEYKVSVVDGNKSAEITMFLSRSDETKHVVVQL